The following proteins are encoded in a genomic region of Candidatus Chromulinivoraceae bacterium:
- a CDS encoding VOC family protein: MSKATPYFLFDGNCEEAMQFYQKCFGGDLAITKVNESPMKAQFTPEQQNRVVNSRLVSNGIEFSASDWLLPQRARIEGTATCAYISEASYDELKHIFEQLSIGANQETLDELRAMPFGSYGALTDKYGVRWMFQGEGKA; this comes from the coding sequence ATGTCAAAAGCAACCCCCTATTTTTTATTCGATGGTAATTGTGAAGAAGCGATGCAATTCTATCAAAAATGCTTTGGTGGCGACCTAGCCATAACCAAAGTAAATGAATCACCTATGAAAGCGCAATTCACGCCTGAACAACAAAACCGCGTCGTGAACTCACGACTCGTTAGTAATGGTATTGAGTTCTCGGCATCTGATTGGCTGTTGCCACAGCGCGCCCGTATTGAAGGCACCGCTACCTGTGCTTACATTAGCGAAGCATCATACGATGAACTAAAACACATTTTTGAACAACTATCGATTGGAGCAAATCAAGAAACGCTCGATGAATTGCGAGCGATGCCGTTCGGCTCTTATGGCGCCCTTACAGATAAGTACGGTGTACGCTGGATGTTCCAAGGAGAAGGCAAGGCTTAA
- a CDS encoding GDSL-type esterase/lipase family protein, with the protein MKNQIQKKNEIVACVGSSTAAAHGVFNWLKELKQRPQNSRFTFVNRGVGGDVAYSTLQRLPKTIALHPDRVILIIGANDILNQVFPNVQKMLGGWKKLPEKSSPKWFRENLTAIVSELKAKTSARVGLVSLALVGEDPNSSNPKQAELNKLFAEFAEIIKDVAKQEGVDYIPFYERFEEQLVTDPGKAFTEFRFRSFFRDYYWREFIRRHTFDEIAEMNGWKYHVDGVHLNTRGGMILADVVQEFLDK; encoded by the coding sequence ATGAAAAATCAGATACAAAAGAAAAATGAAATCGTTGCCTGTGTCGGCTCAAGTACGGCAGCTGCGCACGGTGTATTTAACTGGCTCAAGGAGCTTAAGCAGCGGCCGCAGAACAGCCGTTTTACCTTCGTTAATCGTGGTGTTGGCGGTGATGTTGCATATAGCACTCTTCAGCGTCTTCCTAAGACCATTGCTCTCCATCCAGATCGCGTCATCCTTATTATTGGTGCAAATGATATCCTTAACCAGGTTTTTCCAAATGTTCAAAAAATGCTCGGCGGGTGGAAAAAACTACCAGAGAAGTCGTCACCTAAATGGTTTCGCGAGAATCTGACGGCGATCGTGAGCGAACTAAAGGCTAAGACGTCAGCGCGCGTTGGCTTGGTATCACTAGCACTCGTCGGCGAAGATCCAAACTCTAGTAATCCAAAACAGGCGGAGCTCAATAAACTGTTCGCGGAGTTTGCAGAAATTATCAAGGATGTCGCCAAACAAGAAGGCGTGGATTATATTCCCTTTTATGAACGATTTGAGGAGCAGCTTGTGACCGACCCAGGTAAGGCATTTACTGAGTTCCGCTTTCGCTCATTCTTCCGCGATTATTATTGGCGTGAGTTTATTCGACGGCACACCTTCGACGAAATCGCCGAGATGAACGGCTGGAAATACCATGTTGATGGTGTACATCTCAATACTCGGGGCGGGATGATTCTCGCTGACGTTGTTCAAGAATTTCTTGATAAATAG
- a CDS encoding DUF1861 family protein, with amino-acid sequence MTTSHHELQRARETSSADLEIDSLEDIATSVRRLGTTVVLFLSPHQHEAPMRAVSRNGKSLTELHHEYTEPLHERGEPIPRGVLLEFELDKGYIGYNCSQAFQQTVENDEGESEERWYIAVRKEIEGTEGARVGFYFQPKNSPGGPPDTGVWQLDTKRQLPYDTIDFIEDETPYEPALTPVFIQPNFENVSSYTPPDMPNKPDSHQDPSVAEGKLNREPLLAMTAVIARSFRPLASAPDKKRFPYHQEFFIGSSINDLERVAVGPEDRKGTRIVYLGDNRWGVFNRPQSGQGAEFGPGVVTYAEFTATTREEFISGLQEAILDTSTVIPDLCQDGEWVGPNFGWPLKAKNEEDENNSDPSRKKRRIGMIGHIATYINRSTEEREYCATSYIYDPNSNTTEEVKIIVAKEAFEGLVGRRIERDDLDRVIYPGGAVLLPNGKLRLYCGISDLKAGYVDIDDPFAGLRIETLN; translated from the coding sequence ATGACAACATCACATCATGAACTTCAAAGAGCCCGAGAGACGTCTTCAGCCGATCTTGAGATAGATTCACTCGAGGACATCGCTACTTCAGTCCGCCGCCTTGGAACAACAGTTGTGCTGTTCCTATCACCCCATCAGCACGAAGCACCGATGAGAGCTGTATCAAGAAATGGTAAGTCGCTCACAGAGCTACACCATGAATATACCGAGCCTTTACATGAACGAGGAGAGCCCATTCCTCGCGGCGTCCTACTGGAGTTCGAACTCGATAAAGGGTACATCGGTTATAATTGTTCTCAAGCTTTCCAGCAGACTGTAGAGAATGACGAGGGGGAGTCTGAAGAGCGATGGTATATCGCTGTACGTAAGGAGATTGAGGGTACTGAAGGAGCCCGCGTGGGATTCTACTTCCAGCCTAAGAACTCGCCCGGAGGACCGCCAGATACTGGAGTCTGGCAGCTAGACACGAAGAGGCAACTACCATATGACACGATCGATTTTATAGAGGATGAAACACCCTACGAGCCGGCACTTACGCCCGTCTTCATACAGCCAAATTTCGAAAATGTTTCTTCGTACACACCTCCCGATATGCCTAATAAGCCCGACTCTCATCAGGATCCGAGCGTAGCAGAGGGTAAGCTTAATAGGGAACCTCTTTTGGCAATGACAGCAGTAATAGCCAGGAGCTTTCGACCACTTGCAAGCGCGCCCGATAAAAAACGCTTCCCGTATCATCAAGAATTCTTTATCGGCAGCTCAATCAACGACCTAGAAAGAGTTGCCGTGGGACCAGAAGATCGCAAAGGAACGCGCATCGTCTATCTTGGCGATAATCGTTGGGGTGTCTTTAACCGTCCTCAAAGTGGTCAAGGGGCCGAATTTGGACCTGGTGTTGTTACCTATGCTGAGTTTACAGCTACAACTAGGGAAGAGTTCATCAGCGGGTTGCAAGAAGCAATTCTCGATACCTCGACGGTTATCCCTGATCTTTGTCAAGATGGAGAATGGGTAGGGCCCAACTTCGGCTGGCCGCTGAAAGCCAAAAACGAAGAAGACGAGAACAACTCGGATCCGAGTAGGAAAAAGAGACGAATTGGCATGATTGGACATATTGCGACATACATCAATCGTAGTACAGAGGAACGAGAATACTGCGCAACAAGTTATATCTATGATCCCAACTCTAATACGACTGAAGAGGTTAAAATCATTGTTGCCAAAGAAGCGTTCGAAGGACTGGTTGGTCGCCGCATTGAGCGTGACGACCTTGATAGGGTTATCTATCCTGGTGGCGCTGTCCTTCTACCAAACGGAAAGCTCCGACTTTACTGTGGTATTTCTGATCTAAAAGCTGGCTATGTCGATATCGACGATCCGTTTGCAGGTCTTCGTATTGAAACGCTTAATTAG
- a CDS encoding SDR family oxidoreductase — MESTNMLKNKTAIIYGAGGAIGSAVAKAFAREGAHVFLTDLHLDPVQNLAELITSHDGRAEAAIVDVLDAKAVQEHLDNVVSKAGKVDISFNAMSLPQTGIQGTSLVQLSLDNFTRPIHAYMTGHFLTMSAAGRQMATQGSGVLLTITASPGETGAPLLGGMGPSWMGIESLTRDFALELGPQGVRAVTMRSSGLPETETLKTVVGQHAQTLGMTSEAYLEMMRQRTFLHRLPNLEETAEGAVFLASDMASAVSGTAVNFTC, encoded by the coding sequence TGGCGCCATAGGCAGCGCAGTGGCAAAAGCCTTCGCCCGAGAAGGGGCGCACGTATTCTTGACCGACCTTCATTTAGATCCAGTCCAGAATTTGGCTGAACTGATTACTAGTCATGATGGTCGGGCCGAAGCAGCGATCGTTGACGTGCTTGATGCTAAAGCTGTACAAGAACATTTGGATAACGTCGTGTCTAAGGCGGGAAAAGTAGACATATCATTTAACGCAATGAGCCTTCCTCAGACAGGCATACAGGGTACGTCACTTGTTCAACTTTCGCTCGATAACTTCACAAGGCCGATTCATGCCTATATGACCGGACACTTCTTGACGATGAGTGCGGCTGGACGACAGATGGCTACGCAGGGATCGGGGGTACTATTGACTATTACGGCTTCACCTGGTGAAACGGGTGCACCGCTGCTTGGTGGTATGGGGCCGTCTTGGATGGGTATTGAATCACTGACACGTGACTTTGCTCTTGAGCTTGGACCACAAGGAGTTCGTGCTGTAACGATGCGCTCGTCAGGTCTTCCGGAGACTGAGACACTGAAGACGGTTGTTGGTCAACATGCGCAGACGCTTGGCATGACATCTGAAGCATACCTTGAGATGATGCGTCAGCGTACGTTCTTACATCGCTTGCCGAATCTAGAAGAAACAGCCGAGGGTGCTGTCTTCCTGGCTTCTGATATGGCGAGCGCTGTTAGCGGTACCGCGGTTAACTTTACTTGTTAA